The proteins below come from a single Mya arenaria isolate MELC-2E11 chromosome 8, ASM2691426v1 genomic window:
- the LOC128242964 gene encoding uncharacterized protein LOC128242964, producing the protein MDEVLLLSDRMLLEMMTYERNLQNMRKLLISYSSTSKRLSTTEAQLGTIRMTVQGGLLSVYHTYGTKKWAAIQEMSEELVQRAHTAGFPHIAENMRISTEGMEAYEERVEAVLNETCNIFSAIGNDTRTA; encoded by the exons ATGGATGAGGTTTTGTTGCTAAGCGACAGAATGCTGCTTGAGATGATGACTTACGAAAGAAACCTGCAAAACATGAGGAAACTCT TAATCAGCTACTCCAGCACTTCCAAGAGGCTGTCAACAACAGAGGCCCAGTTGGGAACCATACGTATGACCGTACAAGGGGGGCTTCTCTCTGTATACCACACCTATGGTACCAAGAAATGGGCTGCTATTCAGGAGATGTCAGAAGAACTTGTACAAAGAGCCCACACAGCAGGATTTCCTCACATCGCTGAGAACATGAGGATATCAACAGAAGGAATGGAAGCCTACGAGGAAAGGGTTGAAGCTGtgctcaatgaaacttgtaataTCTTTTCTGCAATTGGAAATGATACTCGGACAGCTTGA